DNA from Salvelinus namaycush isolate Seneca chromosome 14, SaNama_1.0, whole genome shotgun sequence:
caaccctgtttgtaagcttttaaattataacAATCTCAACCGTTTATCTTTTCCCGTGATGAATAAGACATGGATGTCTGAGGTATGTAAAataggtcaactttgagcacctttatctcttgactgttttggcattcaggtacaaaaagtcactttctgaacACTTCTTCTACAATGGACAAATTTTGTATGAAAGGTTTCGTTCAAATAAAAAGGGGTGTtatcaaaaagtgattgaattcaaatggattttccTAATACATATCTTATTGGCACCTAAGTGTCGTGCTCATATCGTGAGATCCTTGGCAATATCCAGCCCTTGTTTTGAAGCgatagttgaactaagcccaAAAATGTATGTACCAATTCCACATTGACCCTTTGTTAAATACAAATGGAACATATTTTTTTTCCTGTTTTAGAGTTTTAAAATGTACTGCCTCGAGCAGGCCATTGGAAAGTTTGATTAACTGGGGGTTCGGAAGACGTTGTCGTGCAAGCAGGCAAATAGGAATGTTGAGCCCTGACTAGTGTGATTTGAGCTGTCAATATGGGGCTAAATGGATATTAAATGACAGGTTCTTAATTTGTATATCTGTTCAATCATAGGTCTGAGCTGAGAGGTTCTCCCACCTGCCGATCCCTGCAAAAGGTTGCTGTGTCAGAGGACTCCAAAGAGAAGAGTACACAGCTTCCCAAGGCCATGGAAGACTCTCACACTTTATACATCTCAGAGTTGGGAGATGATGACAATttagaggaggaggataaggAGCTTGAGGAAACTCACTGCAGTCTTTATTTAATGTCCATGGAAACGGATGAGCTGGCAGATTCAAACACAAGTTGCCAAAAACCTGAGGCCAAAGGCTGTGACCTGAAGCAGGATTTAGGATCGGTCTCCCATTCAACAACCCCTGAGCTCCCAGAGAATCCTGACCATGACCCTGATGTAGAGCTCCAGGACTCCTTTCCCTGCCAATTCTGTGAAAGAAATTTTAGCAGCAAGCAAGGCTTAGAACGTCACATACACATCCACACCTTAGctaaccaccacacacacatatttaagTGTAAGTACTGCAGCAAGTCCTTTGGCTCAAAAATTGGCCGGCGACGGCATGAGAGGAGACATGAAAATGCAAAGGCAAGGCCTGGATCTTTAATAAAGCCTGTGGAGCCTCTAAGTTCTGCCCTACAGCACAACGGTCCAGAATGTGGTTCTTCTCCCAGGAGCTCCGGTGCCTCTGTTTTGGCAGACAGAGAACAGGTGTCTACGTCAGATGAACATGGAGAATTACAGGGTGGTCACACTTGCAAGTATTGCAAAAAGGTTTTTAGCACACATACAAACATGCGACGACATCAGCGCAGGATCCACGAGCGCCATCTCCGGCTCAAAGGTAAGGAAGCCACACTGTTGCAGGAAGCAAAACATCCAAAGCTACCCCCTATTAAATCTCAACAGAATACCAACAACACAAGCCCAGTAGCAGTTCTTGAGATCGAAAGTGACCAAGAGGAGCAATATATGCTGGATATCTCTGGTAACATCTCTGAGAACCTCAGCTTTTATATAGATGGGAAGATTGTATCAACAAGCACTGTCAGCGGCTGTGAGGTAGTTGAAGTGAACTCTGGATCTGCTACTTTAGTTGGACTAAATGCTGTGATTATTAATCCTGCCCAGATCAGTCAGGCTCTTAAAGTAGAGACTGCTACTCACACAGGAAAAGGGATATCTGGTCAACCCTTGACAAAAAGAAGAACTGCCACACCACCTCTTCTACCCCAAATCAAAACTGAACTAGAATCGGAAGTTGTtgtgtcctcctcttcttcatcatcaATTGTGTCATCTTTGATAGAAAGTCTCATTCCTCAGAACACAGAGTCTACTatccttcagagagagagaacagtttatcTGTCACCTAAGCTGAAACAGCTCTTACAGATGCAAGATGGCCTCAAACCCAGCTTTGCCCTGATCACAGAAGGCCAGAAGCTGTGTTCACCACTTTCCCTGACTGTCCTCCCAGCAGGATTGGGGAGGTTTAAAAGAAGGACAGGGTCTCCCCCAAACTCACCACAACAAAGCCCTATGTTGAATGTTGAAAGCACAACAGATGTGGGTGTTTCTATTGCTGTCAATGCCCCAACTTCAGAGAGCCAATGCAGTTCACCCGCATGCAGTTTATCCAGTAATGATGAGAGTGAGATCTCCAACAGTCCACCAGTAAACGATGCAATGACAACTCGTCTCTTGCCAGAGGGATGGTCCCCAATGAGTGGGGGTAGTTCCTGCAACCAGCAACCTTTGGACCTCTCAAACGCTGTCAAGAAAAGTGAAGACGAAGCCCTGCGGGAAGCTGTGTTGGACTTGAGTGTGCACAGAAAGAGTGCAGATGATTCAGAAGCAAAGAGAATTTTAGTTCCACAACCCTTAAATAAAAAGAGGAAGCCAAACACCAGCATGTTGGAGAAGGTGCTGATGAATGAGTACGCAAACTTAGAGGTTGCTGCAGAGCACGAATTAAGTATATTAGAAAATCATGATGCACCATTAGGTACAGACTTTGCCATAGTTACTGCTTCGTATATGTCACCTGCTACTGAAGGCGAGGTGTTCGGATTAACTTTGCCCTCTTCAGCACTTAGTCCATCCCCTTCCTCTCTAGCTTCAGTCACCAGGCAATCGATCTCACCATGCACCATAGCACTTGCTTCCCCATCTCCACATCCAGTCTTACCCACTGCTCCGTCGCTAATTACTGTTTTAGCACCACCAACATCTTCCTCTAGCAATTTCACAAATCAACCTATCCTTCAAGTATTGGCCCCTAAGATATCTCCTAAACCTTTAATAATCTGCACTGAAAATTCATTGAATTCAGCTGAGTGTGAGTGGAGAGCTGCTTTGCCAGATTGGGCTACCTCTAATTCTGCAAGCCAACTTGCCATCTCTAAACCCCTTGACCCAACTCTCAATATACAAGGGCATGTGTTTCTCACAGATCACACTATAAATCAAATAGCTCTGAACACTACCACAGTTGATTCCAACATTGGATTTGAAGTGCCAACATGCTCTCCAGCTTTAACTCTAAACGATTCCCTTATCAACTCCTTTGACATTACTAGTAATACTGTTTTAATTGAATGCACAGTTGCTCTTGAAACCCCAGAGAACCTTGTCCCTACCACAATTGCTTTCCAAGAAAATAATTTTGAATCCACAGCACCTGCGCAAATTGTCATAAATCAGCAGCAGCTTCTGTCCTTGCCTCATGAAACCGTTGACCCTACTATTTTAGTATCTTCTTTAGAGCAATCGGTTACCCTTTCAACACTGTCTGCAGTCATATCTGAATGTCAAGAATCCATTTCCTCCCCTGTTCCTGCCATTATTAAAAGGGAATCTAACCAAAAGGTAGTATCAGAGGACATATCTATCTGCCCCTCTAAAACAGCACCTCCCTCTGAGGGCACAAGTCAAGTGGAAGAATCATCAAATGAGACCCTCTCCAAGCTACAAGAGACTTTCACTAAGGAATTCATATGCAATGTATGTGATAAGCTTTTTCATTCAATGAAGGAACTGGGTCATCATGTAAGTGAGCATTCTGATGAATGGCCATACAAATGTGAGTTCTGTGTGCTGCTCTTTGGGAAGCCCACGGCATTGCTTGATCACAGGTCAACCCTCCATGGCGTCGGCAAGAGCTATGTTTGCTGCACATGTACAAAGGAATTTGCTTATCTTTGCAACCTGAAACATCATCAAAAGGAGTTGCACCCTGGCCAGGAATGCAAATACACAGAGGAAGAAAATGGCAAGCTACGACCCCAGAACTACAACAATTCAACAAAAGTTAGCACAGAGGCTTTGTCCTACTGTGCCATGGCGGAGTCCAATAAACCTGTCATAAAAGATGAGGGAGAATTAGATGACGCTACTGAGGAACTCTTTACCACAATAAAGATAATGGCTTCTGAGGGAGGAAAACCCAAAGGCCTGGATGTTTGTCTTGGCATCAACCAACACTATCCCAGTTTTAAGCCGCCTCCGTTTCCCTATCACAACCGGACACCTGTTGGCTCTGTAGCCTCAGCTACCAACTTCACCACCCACAACATCCCACAAACCTTCAGCACTGCTATCCGATGCACTAAATGTGGCAATAGCTTTGATAACATGCCAGAGCTGCACAAACACATTCTTGCCTGTGCAAATGCCAGTGACAAAAGACGCTACACACCCAATAAGAACCCCATTCCTCTTCGTCACTTTGCAAAAGCCCAAAATGGAGTACTGTCCTCTACTAATTCCACAAATGGCCAAAATGCTCTACACACGGCAAGTCAAACAAATCGTCCCAAACTCAATCAGGAGCCACCTGCCAAGTTGAAGCTTAATGCACTCAACAAAAGGAAAAAACATCTGGTACAGAGGGCCATTTCACAGAGGAGTAAGTCTACCTCTTTGACAAAGAAAACCTCTTCTCTAGTGAATGAGGAGCAAGAGATCTATGTCTGTCCACATTGCATTAGAGAATTCACATACCGCCGCAGCCGAACCAAGCACATGGCCGTCTGCCCCAGGAAACCTGCTGCCAAAGAGGCCAAGAAAAGAAAAGATGGCAGTATCTCTTACACTAAGGAAAATAACGGCCACCTTCGCAGAGAAGTCCT
Protein-coding regions in this window:
- the LOC120058690 gene encoding PR domain zinc finger protein 2-like; translated protein: MIKVQLLLLLALVGPLCGVAHASTLVTPVELVTDSPAVPEATKPLKEEDPIVTHAPSAEPEAAAEDVVTDTPAAEDVVTNTPAAEDVVTDTPAGEETAATEAAATEVAPVETEAPATEAAKQEAATTNAPAIITEAPAEPEAEATTAAEAKEEVEVEEPEEGMGSGQVVGIGIGALVAVIVVIAVVIAVVRRMGKYSQRPNAHCRSPPASAPFTSALSLSTLGTMESFEREKMEKLWAVVKLTSSALLLPSLCSSGVRGAAAEQELSRPAPCLHCTSCVTTLQQQCPQMQSCKRKETPSMLITRSELRGSPTCRSLQKVAVSEDSKEKSTQLPKAMEDSHTLYISELGDDDNLEEEDKELEETHCSLYLMSMETDELADSNTSCQKPEAKGCDLKQDLGSVSHSTTPELPENPDHDPDTENRCLRQMNMENYRVVTLASIAKRFLAHIQTCDDISAGSTSAISGSKMQDGLKPSFALITEGQKLCSPLSLTVLPAGLGRFKRRTGSPPNSPQQSPMLNVESTTDVGVSIAVNAPTSESQCSSPACSLSSNDESEISNSPPVNDAMTTRLLPEGWSPMSGGSSCNQQPLDLSNAVKKSEDEALREAVLDLSVHRKSADDSEAKRILVPQPLNKKRKPNTSMLEKVLMNEYANLEVAAEHELSILENHDAPLGTDFAIVTASYMSPATEGEVFGLTLPSSALSPSPSSLASVTRQSISPCTIALASPSPHPVLPTAPSLITVLAPPTSSSSNFTNQPILQVLAPKISPKPLIICTENSLNSAECEWRAALPDWATSNSASQLAISKPLDPTLNIQGHVFLTDHTINQIALNTTTVDSNIGFEVPTCSPALTLNDSLINSFDITSNTVLIECTVALETPENLVPTTIAFQENNFESTAPAQIVINQQQLLSLPHETVDPTILVSSLEQSVTLSTLSAVISECQESISSPVPAIIKRESNQKVVSEDISICPSKTAPPSEGTSQVEESSNETLSKLQETFTKEFICNVCDKLFHSMKELGHHVSEHSDEWPYKCEFCVLLFGKPTALLDHRSTLHGVGKSYVCCTCTKEFAYLCNLKHHQKELHPGQECKYTEEENGKLRPQNYNNSTKVSTEALSYCAMAESNKPVIKDEGELDDATEELFTTIKIMASEGGKPKGLDVCLGINQHYPSFKPPPFPYHNRTPVGSVASATNFTTHNIPQTFSTAIRCTKCGNSFDNMPELHKHILACANASDKRRYTPNKNPIPLRHFAKAQNGVLSSTNSTNGQNALHTASQTNRPKLNQEPPAKLKLNALNKRKKHLVQRAISQRSKSTSLTKKTSSLVNEEQEIYVCPHCIREFTYRRSRTKHMAVCPRKPAAKEAKKRKDGSISYTKENNGHLRREVLHLEEKSDHEQKSRAHSSSPTKRTAILPAHKVLSNKKSKAIIAMASVQTPQEAPKLTALSLVRPFNSPQRQGNRMQHGVKEICSNITLVKSHQQQPQVDEHPCSQSGRVRGPVTRSLQQIVVTASAKEEQLTSQEPPRDLQDPSI